The Rubinisphaera margarita genome includes a region encoding these proteins:
- a CDS encoding EF-hand domain-containing protein — translation MKLTSLCALSLTLCCASSIALAGPGNPGAKGAGKGKPGPGGKSGQREPGQMFERMDKDGNGSLSKSEVPERMQAHFDKLDADGNGQVTRQEFATAMKNRPGQGAGPGGKGKPDGAKGSGQGPNPEGLLKRLDADGNGSISKSEAPENMQTHFDRIDADGNGGIDVSEIKAMMEKRAEGGAKKGGKPSKE, via the coding sequence ATGAAACTGACATCCCTCTGCGCTTTGTCTCTCACGCTCTGCTGTGCTTCGTCGATCGCACTGGCTGGTCCGGGTAATCCGGGCGCTAAAGGTGCTGGCAAGGGCAAGCCGGGTCCCGGCGGAAAATCGGGTCAACGCGAGCCCGGACAAATGTTCGAGCGAATGGACAAGGACGGAAACGGCTCACTGTCGAAGTCTGAAGTTCCTGAACGCATGCAGGCCCACTTCGATAAGCTGGACGCCGATGGCAACGGACAGGTCACCCGTCAAGAGTTTGCCACGGCAATGAAAAATCGTCCCGGCCAGGGAGCGGGGCCGGGCGGCAAAGGAAAACCCGATGGTGCGAAAGGGAGCGGACAGGGGCCTAATCCGGAAGGTCTCCTGAAGCGACTGGATGCCGATGGCAACGGCAGCATTTCCAAGAGCGAAGCTCCGGAAAACATGCAGACTCACTTCGACCGAATTGATGCCGACGGCAACGGTGGGATCGATGTCAGCGAGATCAAAGCCATGATGGAAAAGCGAGCCGAAGGCGGCGCAAAGAAGGGCGGCAAGCCCTCCAAAGAGTAG
- a CDS encoding DUF1501 domain-containing protein, which produces MESFWSQRDGESLRESLGLQLTRRHFFGQASLGLGTAALASLGGSALANTPTDSSQGLPDLPHFAPKAKRAIYLFMAGAPSQLDTFDYKPKLDDLFDKDLRSLPDVQKGQRITTMTSGQSSLPIAPSKFEFAQHGQSGAWVSELLPYTAKMVDDLAIIKTVNTEAINHDPAITYICTGNQLPGRASLGSWLSYGLGSINDNLPSFVVMTPSWTGRPEAQALYNRLWGSAFLPTRHQGVSLRSQGDPVLFLSNPSGIDREMRRRMLDRMNELNEQAYSQWADPQTRARIEQAEMAFRMQSSVPELVDTSDETKETLEKYGPDVTKPGTFAASCLLARRMAERDVRFVQIFHRGWDQHANIARDLVNQCHDVDQPAWALIQDLKERGMLDDTLVVWGGEFGRTVYCQGKLTRENYGRDHHPRNFCVWMAGGGVKPGIVHGETDDFSYNVIKDPVHIHDLNATILHCMGIDHSRFTFQSQGLDMRLTGVNPQTSVHAILKS; this is translated from the coding sequence ATGGAATCGTTCTGGTCACAGCGAGACGGCGAATCGCTTCGCGAATCATTAGGGCTGCAACTCACGCGACGCCACTTCTTCGGCCAGGCATCGCTGGGGCTTGGCACGGCTGCTCTGGCGTCGCTGGGAGGTTCTGCGCTGGCGAATACGCCGACCGATTCTTCCCAGGGATTACCCGATCTGCCTCACTTTGCTCCGAAGGCGAAACGGGCGATTTATCTGTTCATGGCTGGAGCTCCCTCTCAGCTCGATACGTTCGACTACAAACCGAAACTCGACGATCTGTTCGACAAAGATCTCCGCTCTCTGCCCGACGTCCAGAAGGGCCAGCGAATCACCACGATGACGTCGGGACAGAGTTCGCTGCCGATTGCTCCCTCGAAATTCGAATTCGCTCAGCACGGGCAGTCGGGAGCCTGGGTCAGTGAGTTGCTTCCTTACACGGCGAAGATGGTCGACGACCTGGCCATCATCAAGACCGTGAATACCGAGGCGATCAATCACGATCCCGCGATCACCTACATCTGCACCGGCAATCAATTGCCTGGCAGGGCCAGTCTCGGTTCGTGGCTGAGCTACGGACTGGGCTCCATCAACGACAACCTTCCCTCGTTCGTCGTGATGACACCTTCCTGGACCGGGCGGCCGGAAGCACAGGCTCTCTATAATCGACTCTGGGGATCCGCTTTCCTTCCGACGCGGCATCAGGGCGTTTCGCTGCGATCGCAGGGCGATCCGGTGCTCTTCCTGTCCAATCCCAGCGGCATCGATCGCGAGATGCGGCGGCGAATGCTCGATCGGATGAACGAACTCAACGAGCAGGCGTACTCGCAGTGGGCCGATCCTCAGACGCGGGCCCGAATCGAACAGGCCGAGATGGCCTTCCGCATGCAGTCGTCGGTGCCGGAACTGGTCGACACGTCCGACGAGACGAAGGAGACGCTGGAAAAATATGGCCCGGATGTCACGAAGCCGGGGACGTTTGCCGCGAGCTGTCTGCTGGCCCGTCGAATGGCGGAACGGGACGTGCGTTTCGTGCAGATCTTCCACCGCGGTTGGGATCAGCACGCCAATATCGCCCGCGATCTGGTCAATCAGTGTCACGATGTCGATCAACCCGCCTGGGCGTTGATTCAGGACCTGAAAGAGCGGGGCATGCTCGACGACACCCTGGTCGTTTGGGGGGGAGAATTCGGCCGCACGGTGTACTGCCAGGGCAAGCTGACCCGCGAGAATTACGGCCGCGATCACCACCCTCGCAATTTTTGTGTCTGGATGGCGGGCGGCGGCGTGAAGCCGGGCATTGTTCATGGGGAAACCGACGACTTCAGCTATAATGTCATCAAAGACCCGGTGCACATTCATGACCTGAATGCCACGATCCTGCATTGCATGGGCATCGATCATTCCCGCTTCACGTTCCAGTCGCAGGGACTGGATATGCGGCTCACGGGGGTCAACCCGCAGACGTCGGTGCACGCGATCCTGAAATCGTAA
- a CDS encoding protein arginine kinase produces the protein MDLDALLSVTGGWLSGKGDESDVVVSSRIRLARNLAQYPFLTRTDDQTRLEIEQTLRDAVSQLHRRAAARSESVGEAASSARKAAPGGDTNDSSLYYDDLAFIDVEVLSRIDRQFLMERQLISRELSEASGPRAVVIGNSQQTSVMINEEDHLRMQILRSGFNLDDCWAEMNRLDDAIESQVAYAFHEQFGYLTACPTNVGTGIRVSVMMHLPALVQTREIQKVFQAMQKMGLAVRGLYGEGSQAMGDFYQISNQITLGKNEVEIIDMIRDVVPNIINYERRVRKALVTESHQQLHDQVARAYGILRNAQTISSEETLHLLSSLRMGVNLGLIETPDLSLANELFIQTQPAHLQKRYSRELSSAERNTARAGYLRERLSEAEGDED, from the coding sequence GTGGATCTGGATGCGTTACTGTCCGTTACGGGCGGCTGGCTCTCAGGGAAGGGTGATGAGTCGGATGTGGTGGTTTCCAGTCGCATCCGTCTGGCGCGGAATCTGGCGCAGTATCCGTTTCTCACCCGCACCGACGACCAGACTCGGCTCGAGATCGAGCAGACGCTCCGAGACGCCGTCTCTCAGCTGCACCGTCGTGCGGCTGCCCGTTCCGAATCCGTCGGCGAAGCCGCCTCTTCAGCGCGAAAAGCAGCACCGGGCGGAGACACGAACGATTCGAGTCTTTACTACGACGACCTGGCGTTCATCGACGTGGAAGTTCTGTCCCGCATCGATCGGCAGTTCCTGATGGAGCGTCAGCTTATCAGCCGGGAGCTTTCCGAAGCTTCCGGGCCGCGAGCCGTCGTGATCGGCAACAGCCAGCAGACCAGCGTGATGATCAACGAGGAAGATCATCTGCGGATGCAAATCCTCCGCAGCGGGTTCAATCTTGATGACTGCTGGGCGGAAATGAATCGGCTCGACGATGCGATCGAATCGCAGGTAGCCTACGCCTTCCACGAACAATTCGGCTATTTGACCGCCTGTCCGACCAACGTCGGCACCGGGATTCGCGTCAGTGTGATGATGCACCTGCCGGCTCTGGTACAAACCCGGGAGATTCAAAAGGTCTTCCAGGCGATGCAGAAGATGGGCCTGGCCGTACGCGGACTGTACGGAGAAGGCAGCCAGGCCATGGGCGACTTCTACCAGATCTCGAACCAGATCACGCTCGGCAAGAACGAAGTCGAGATCATCGATATGATTCGCGACGTGGTGCCGAACATCATCAATTACGAACGCCGCGTTCGCAAAGCTCTGGTGACCGAGAGTCATCAGCAACTGCACGATCAGGTGGCCCGGGCGTATGGCATTTTGCGAAATGCCCAGACCATCAGCTCGGAAGAAACCCTGCACCTGCTGTCGAGCCTGCGGATGGGCGTGAATCTCGGATTGATCGAAACGCCTGATCTAAGTCTGGCCAATGAGCTGTTCATTCAGACGCAGCCTGCTCATCTGCAGAAACGCTATTCCCGCGAACTGAGCTCGGCCGAACGCAACACCGCCCGGGCCGGTTATCTCCGCGAACGCCTCTCTGAAGCCGAAGGCGACGAAGACTAA
- the purL gene encoding phosphoribosylformylglycinamidine synthase subunit PurL: MLFEIEITPREPFVDREAGRVVGESEGLGCTTISEVDTARVFLVEGDLNTEQIESIERLLVDPVTETAHITRLDEHDSRAAAGDGRMEINVLFKPGMTDNVAYSTKRELLSRDLPVTDVATCRRYWFPSDASAQDIQRTVSKALANDAIERVVRGSLDLKSIALGQEKPFNLKIIPLAGLSDDDLMTISRNNLLSLSLVEMKTIQQHFADLQRDPTDIELETVAQTWSEHCSHKTLAGRIHYTDGEQDLQFENMLKETIFAATQELRKRFGADDWCVSVFKDNAGIVTFNDEFDACFKVETHNRPSALEPYGGANTGIGGVIRDCLGTGLGGRPVANTDVFCFAPPETKYEDLPPGVLHPKTVARGVISGVRDYGNRMGIPTVNGAVYFDERYIGNPLVYCGNVALIPVGKAEKCVKPGQYIVAIGGRTGLDGIHGATFSSAVLTDKSEETSGGAVQIGNAITEKMVADAILRARDRQLFSALTDCGAGGFSSAIGEMGEETGAEVWLDRAPLKYSGLSYMEIWISEAQERMVLAVPPEKWEEFEQVCASEGVEAVILGKFTDTKQLVLKYRDEVVGEMSMAFLHDGRPPIIRDATYRIREAEPISVPTGVDLNQDLLSILGSPNVCSKEWIIRQYDHEVQSSSVVKPLVGVRNDGPSDAAVIQPDFGSDRGLVISNGMNPRLGDHDPYWMAISAVDEAIRNCVAVGADPAKIAVLDNFCWGNTDRPETLGSLVRAALGCKDAALQYGTPFISGKDSLHNEFTYEKDGSTQVVSIPSSLLISALGQVEHVEHCVTMDLKSPGNRIAIVGQTRDELGGSHFAMIHGLNGGQVPTVHFETANRIFTAMHQAIRQQLIRSCHDLSEGGLAVAAAEMAFAGGLGMQLSLADVPHDFSDSDSADLRLLFSESNTRFLIEVPAGEVATVESVFANSPFAWIGEVTEATSLVIENGSGARVIEQDLATMKAAWQKPLAWG; the protein is encoded by the coding sequence ATGCTTTTTGAGATTGAAATCACCCCCCGGGAACCGTTTGTTGATCGTGAAGCCGGCCGCGTTGTCGGTGAAAGCGAGGGGCTCGGCTGCACGACCATCAGCGAGGTCGACACGGCTCGCGTGTTCCTCGTCGAAGGGGATCTCAATACCGAGCAGATCGAGTCGATCGAACGTCTGCTGGTCGATCCGGTCACCGAGACGGCACACATCACCCGTCTCGACGAGCACGACAGTCGTGCGGCTGCTGGCGATGGCCGGATGGAAATCAATGTCCTGTTCAAGCCAGGCATGACGGACAACGTGGCCTACAGCACGAAGCGCGAACTGCTCAGTCGTGATCTGCCTGTCACCGATGTGGCCACCTGCCGCCGTTACTGGTTCCCGAGCGATGCCAGTGCCCAGGACATTCAGCGAACTGTCTCGAAGGCTCTGGCGAACGACGCCATTGAGCGCGTGGTTCGCGGATCGCTCGACCTGAAGTCGATCGCACTGGGACAGGAAAAGCCGTTCAATCTGAAGATAATTCCGCTGGCCGGTCTCAGCGACGACGACCTGATGACGATCAGCCGAAACAATCTGCTGTCGCTCTCACTGGTCGAGATGAAAACCATTCAGCAACACTTCGCTGACCTGCAGCGGGATCCGACTGACATCGAACTGGAGACGGTCGCTCAAACGTGGAGCGAACACTGTTCCCACAAGACTCTCGCCGGCCGCATTCACTACACCGATGGCGAGCAGGATCTGCAGTTCGAGAACATGCTCAAGGAGACGATCTTCGCCGCCACGCAGGAACTGCGCAAGCGGTTCGGAGCCGACGACTGGTGCGTGAGCGTGTTCAAGGACAACGCCGGCATCGTCACCTTCAACGACGAATTCGACGCCTGCTTCAAAGTCGAAACGCACAACCGTCCCTCCGCTCTTGAACCTTACGGCGGAGCGAACACCGGGATTGGCGGCGTGATTCGCGATTGCCTCGGCACCGGACTGGGCGGACGGCCGGTCGCGAATACCGATGTGTTCTGCTTCGCGCCGCCGGAAACAAAGTACGAAGATCTTCCCCCCGGCGTGCTGCATCCCAAGACAGTTGCTCGTGGCGTCATTTCCGGCGTTCGTGACTACGGCAACCGGATGGGGATTCCGACCGTGAATGGAGCGGTTTATTTCGACGAACGATACATCGGTAATCCGCTGGTCTACTGTGGTAACGTGGCTCTGATTCCGGTTGGCAAGGCCGAGAAATGCGTGAAGCCCGGCCAGTACATTGTCGCCATCGGCGGCCGCACAGGACTCGATGGCATTCATGGTGCCACATTTTCTTCGGCTGTGCTGACGGACAAGAGCGAAGAAACCTCCGGCGGCGCTGTTCAGATCGGGAATGCCATCACCGAAAAGATGGTCGCGGATGCCATTCTGCGGGCTCGCGATCGGCAGCTATTCTCCGCGCTGACAGACTGCGGAGCAGGGGGCTTCAGCAGCGCGATTGGCGAGATGGGTGAAGAAACCGGAGCCGAGGTCTGGCTCGATCGGGCTCCGCTGAAGTATTCTGGCCTGTCGTACATGGAAATCTGGATTTCAGAAGCTCAGGAGCGGATGGTTCTGGCCGTGCCGCCGGAGAAGTGGGAAGAATTCGAGCAGGTCTGTGCCAGCGAAGGTGTCGAAGCGGTGATTCTTGGCAAGTTCACCGACACGAAACAGCTCGTCCTGAAGTACCGCGACGAAGTCGTCGGCGAGATGTCGATGGCCTTCCTCCATGATGGCCGCCCGCCGATTATTCGTGACGCCACCTACAGGATTCGTGAAGCCGAACCGATCTCCGTCCCTACGGGAGTGGACCTGAATCAGGATCTGCTCAGCATTCTGGGATCGCCGAACGTCTGCAGCAAAGAATGGATTATTCGCCAGTACGACCACGAAGTGCAGAGTAGTTCTGTCGTGAAGCCGCTGGTTGGTGTGCGGAACGATGGCCCCTCCGATGCCGCCGTGATTCAGCCGGACTTCGGTTCTGATCGCGGGCTGGTGATTTCCAACGGCATGAACCCGCGGCTCGGTGATCACGATCCTTACTGGATGGCGATCTCGGCTGTCGACGAAGCGATCCGCAACTGCGTGGCCGTCGGAGCCGATCCCGCGAAGATCGCCGTCCTGGACAACTTTTGCTGGGGCAATACCGATCGTCCGGAAACGCTCGGCTCACTCGTGCGGGCAGCGCTGGGTTGTAAAGACGCGGCTCTCCAGTACGGCACGCCCTTCATCAGCGGCAAGGACTCTCTCCACAACGAGTTCACCTACGAGAAAGACGGGTCCACTCAAGTGGTTTCCATCCCGTCATCGCTGCTCATCTCCGCTCTGGGACAGGTCGAACATGTTGAACATTGCGTGACCATGGACCTGAAGTCGCCGGGGAACCGCATTGCGATTGTCGGACAGACACGCGACGAACTCGGCGGCAGTCATTTCGCGATGATTCACGGTCTGAACGGAGGACAGGTGCCGACGGTTCACTTCGAGACTGCGAACCGGATTTTCACCGCGATGCATCAGGCGATTCGACAGCAACTGATCCGCAGTTGTCACGACCTCAGCGAAGGAGGCCTGGCCGTCGCCGCAGCCGAAATGGCGTTTGCAGGCGGCCTGGGCATGCAGCTCTCGCTGGCCGACGTGCCGCATGATTTCAGCGACAGTGACTCGGCCGACCTTCGTCTGCTGTTCTCGGAGAGCAACACGCGATTCCTCATCGAAGTGCCGGCTGGGGAAGTGGCGACCGTGGAATCGGTATTCGCCAATTCCCCATTCGCCTGGATCGGCGAAGTGACGGAGGCGACTTCCCTTGTGATCGAGAACGGTTCGGGGGCCCGGGTGATCGAGCAGGATCTCGCGACAATGAAAGCCGCCTGGCAGAAGCCGCTGGCGTGGGGATGA
- the queC gene encoding 7-cyano-7-deazaguanine synthase QueC: MKRKAVVLFSGGLDSSTTLAIAKAEGFEIYALSFSYGQRHDFELDAAAKLSREFGVKQHVVLPLDVAAFGGSALTSDIPVPKSRSVKEMNDSIPVTYVPARNTVFLSLAMGWAESVGACDIFIGVNAVDYSGYPDCRPAFIEAFEHVAQLATKSGVEGEQWKIHAPLIHMTKAEIVRKGTELGVDYGLTHTCYDPDEQGRACGQCDACLLRLQGFAEAGLSDPAEYQ; the protein is encoded by the coding sequence ATGAAACGTAAAGCCGTGGTTCTGTTCAGCGGCGGACTCGATTCGTCGACGACGCTGGCGATCGCTAAAGCGGAGGGGTTCGAGATCTACGCCCTCTCCTTCAGTTACGGTCAGCGGCACGATTTTGAGCTCGATGCAGCCGCGAAGCTCTCCCGGGAATTCGGCGTGAAGCAGCACGTCGTCCTGCCTCTCGATGTGGCCGCCTTCGGGGGCTCGGCATTGACCTCCGACATTCCCGTCCCCAAGTCGCGGTCCGTCAAGGAAATGAACGACAGCATTCCGGTCACCTATGTTCCGGCTCGGAATACGGTGTTTCTCTCCCTGGCGATGGGCTGGGCGGAAAGTGTGGGTGCCTGCGATATCTTCATCGGCGTGAATGCCGTCGACTACAGTGGATATCCCGACTGTCGGCCCGCCTTCATCGAGGCGTTCGAACATGTCGCTCAGCTCGCGACGAAGTCGGGCGTTGAAGGGGAGCAATGGAAGATTCATGCCCCGCTCATTCACATGACCAAGGCGGAGATCGTTCGCAAAGGGACCGAACTCGGCGTCGATTACGGGCTGACGCACACCTGTTATGATCCCGACGAGCAGGGGCGAGCCTGCGGCCAGTGCGATGCCTGTCTGCTGCGCCTGCAGGGATTCGCCGAAGCCGGGCTGAGCGATCCAGCCGAGTATCAGTAA
- a CDS encoding aminotransferase class V-fold PLP-dependent enzyme, whose product MTATHTPLDVAAFRAQFPILQQKDDHGRKVVYLDNGASAQTPQSVIDRTVDVYTKFYANAYRGAYEFGQRIDDELEASRETIRNFIGAHRREEIVFTSGTTASLNVIAQGLGSTILKEGDEILITLMEHHANIVPWQMVAQRTGAIVRVLPITEDGRLDLEQLPQYLTEKTKIFSVTGMSNMLGTINDLPQLSAAAHAVGALFVVDAAQSILHEQIDVSSTGVDFLTFSGHKLYGPTGVGVMYGRHDLLEMMEPLLGGGHMIDRVFQDHSTWAQPPAKFEAGTIPFVQAIALRPAVELVQSVGLEAICAHEFDLLTYGLERLKGIPGLTVYGPAAEHKGAIITFTVDGAHPQDLAFLLNRHGVCVRHGHHCTMPLHDHLGISASVRASFAAYNTREEVDALFDGLVAARKRLRLN is encoded by the coding sequence ATGACAGCCACACACACGCCACTCGATGTCGCCGCGTTCCGTGCTCAGTTTCCGATTCTGCAGCAGAAGGACGACCATGGCCGCAAGGTCGTCTACCTCGACAACGGAGCCTCGGCTCAGACGCCGCAATCGGTGATCGACCGCACGGTTGATGTCTATACGAAGTTCTACGCAAACGCCTATCGCGGAGCGTACGAATTTGGACAGCGAATCGACGACGAACTGGAAGCGAGCCGGGAGACGATTCGGAATTTCATCGGAGCCCATCGCAGGGAAGAAATTGTTTTCACCTCGGGCACGACCGCATCGCTCAACGTGATTGCTCAAGGTCTCGGCTCCACGATCCTCAAGGAAGGGGACGAGATTCTCATTACGCTGATGGAGCATCATGCCAACATCGTTCCGTGGCAGATGGTCGCTCAACGGACCGGCGCGATCGTTCGCGTTCTTCCGATCACCGAAGACGGCCGTCTCGATCTGGAACAGCTTCCGCAGTACCTGACGGAGAAGACGAAAATCTTCAGCGTAACCGGGATGTCGAACATGCTCGGAACGATTAACGATCTTCCGCAACTCTCCGCGGCTGCCCACGCGGTCGGTGCGCTATTCGTTGTCGATGCGGCTCAGTCGATTTTGCACGAACAGATCGACGTCAGCTCCACTGGAGTCGACTTTCTCACGTTCTCCGGACACAAGCTCTATGGTCCCACCGGTGTCGGCGTGATGTATGGACGCCACGATCTGCTGGAGATGATGGAGCCTCTGCTCGGCGGCGGACACATGATTGATCGCGTCTTCCAGGATCATTCCACCTGGGCGCAGCCGCCTGCGAAGTTTGAAGCCGGAACGATTCCATTCGTGCAGGCCATCGCTTTGCGGCCCGCGGTTGAACTCGTTCAGTCTGTCGGGCTTGAGGCGATTTGTGCCCACGAGTTCGATCTGCTGACCTATGGGCTGGAACGTCTGAAGGGCATTCCCGGGTTGACGGTCTATGGCCCTGCCGCCGAGCACAAAGGGGCGATCATTACCTTTACCGTCGATGGAGCTCATCCGCAGGATCTTGCTTTCCTGCTGAACCGACATGGCGTCTGCGTTCGACATGGCCACCATTGCACGATGCCACTGCATGATCATCTGGGCATCTCGGCGAGCGTCCGGGCCAGCTTCGCGGCCTACAACACCCGCGAAGAGGTCGACGCGCTGTTCGATGGACTCGTGGCCGCCCGCAAGCGACTTCGGCTCAACTGA
- a CDS encoding SufE family protein has translation MIDKTNNDTSDLVPLQEIYDEFDFLGDSEAQMEYLIDLGLDLPRMPAEEKTEHNRVHGCQSNVWMVTDYDEDSRQLHLHAESDAMIVNGLIAVLLAAFQSRTPRDILETDIHAVFDRLGLDRHLSPQRKNGLNGMVNRIRQSALARLEE, from the coding sequence ATGATCGATAAGACCAACAACGACACTTCCGACCTCGTGCCGCTCCAGGAAATCTACGACGAATTCGATTTCCTCGGCGACAGCGAAGCGCAGATGGAGTACCTGATCGACCTCGGTCTCGACCTTCCTCGCATGCCCGCGGAAGAGAAGACCGAACACAATCGGGTGCACGGGTGTCAGAGTAATGTCTGGATGGTGACCGACTACGACGAAGACTCCCGCCAGCTGCATCTGCATGCAGAGAGCGACGCGATGATCGTTAACGGACTCATTGCCGTTCTGCTGGCCGCCTTCCAGTCGCGGACACCTCGGGACATTCTGGAAACGGACATCCACGCTGTCTTCGATCGCCTCGGACTCGATCGTCATCTCAGTCCCCAGCGAAAGAATGGCCTCAACGGCATGGTGAACCGCATCCGCCAGTCGGCACTGGCTCGACTTGAAGAGTAA
- a CDS encoding Mrp/NBP35 family ATP-binding protein, producing MSSQIPDSLKSVVFPGLDRTLDAVKAIRSCTIENGTARVELVLPFPGAGLQEKLTEVVTEHLKKGDVQNVEVSCELDVKGPQSGGTVGLRAKNVIAVGSGKGGVGKSTVSASLAYGLRSLGATVGLLDADVYGPSIPHLTGATGKPEVREHLNQDGSVVQRIHPVEHDGLKVMSIGFLVPEEEAVIWRGPMLHKLLTQFVSETHWGDLDYLIVDMPPGTGDVALTLSQMMSLAGAVVVCTPQKVALLDAVKAIGMYQKVNIPILGMVENMSGEIFGRGGAEETAREKGIPFLGEIPTDANIRIRCDESRIKSLFTEESATRERLEAVASAVALQAAKQFFVKPPKTTLDILQ from the coding sequence ATGAGCTCCCAGATTCCCGACTCCCTGAAATCGGTCGTGTTCCCCGGCCTGGATCGCACCCTCGACGCCGTGAAGGCGATTCGCTCGTGCACCATCGAAAATGGCACCGCCCGTGTGGAACTGGTGCTTCCTTTTCCGGGCGCAGGTCTGCAGGAGAAGCTGACTGAAGTCGTTACCGAACATTTGAAGAAGGGTGACGTGCAGAACGTCGAAGTCAGCTGTGAACTCGATGTGAAGGGACCCCAGTCGGGCGGAACTGTCGGACTGCGGGCGAAGAACGTCATCGCGGTCGGCAGCGGCAAAGGGGGCGTCGGGAAGAGCACGGTTTCCGCTTCGCTGGCTTACGGTCTGCGTTCACTGGGAGCCACCGTTGGACTGCTCGACGCCGATGTTTACGGGCCGAGTATTCCGCATCTGACCGGCGCTACCGGCAAGCCAGAGGTTCGCGAGCACCTCAATCAGGACGGCTCCGTCGTCCAGCGCATCCATCCGGTTGAACACGACGGTTTGAAAGTGATGTCGATCGGCTTTCTGGTGCCGGAAGAAGAAGCAGTCATCTGGCGTGGACCGATGCTTCACAAGTTGCTCACACAGTTCGTCTCGGAGACACACTGGGGCGATCTCGATTATCTCATCGTCGACATGCCTCCCGGAACCGGGGACGTGGCCCTGACTCTCTCCCAGATGATGTCGCTGGCCGGAGCCGTGGTTGTCTGCACGCCGCAGAAAGTAGCACTGCTCGACGCCGTGAAAGCGATTGGCATGTATCAGAAAGTGAACATTCCGATTCTGGGAATGGTCGAGAACATGAGCGGAGAAATCTTCGGTCGAGGTGGAGCGGAAGAGACGGCCAGAGAGAAGGGAATCCCCTTCCTGGGCGAGATTCCGACCGACGCCAATATTCGCATCCGCTGCGACGAGAGCCGCATTAAAAGCCTGTTTACGGAAGAGTCGGCCACGCGCGAGCGGCTCGAAGCGGTCGCTTCCGCAGTGGCTCTGCAGGCCGCGAAGCAGTTTTTTGTCAAACCCCCCAAGACGACGCTCGATATCCTGCAATAA